A single genomic interval of Spirosoma linguale DSM 74 harbors:
- a CDS encoding GreA/GreB family elongation factor (PFAM: transcription elongation factor GreA/GreB domain protein~KEGG: bav:BAV1545 transcription elongation factor) → MSRAFLKNESAGDPVVIPARAPLPAGSVNYVTPRGLAMLRDEFEKLEKEHALAQTQLTDENERTRQLALLNGQIAALNQRIATAKVVNMQDHPLDEVRFGATVTLSSQSTGKADQQLTIVGVDEADAIHGRIAFPAPIARLLLGKKVGDFITLRTPRGENALEITSIYYND, encoded by the coding sequence ATGAGCAGGGCTTTTTTGAAAAATGAGAGTGCAGGCGACCCGGTTGTTATTCCTGCCAGAGCTCCATTGCCAGCTGGATCAGTAAATTATGTGACGCCCAGAGGCCTGGCTATGCTACGGGATGAATTTGAAAAACTTGAGAAAGAGCATGCGTTGGCTCAGACGCAACTCACTGATGAAAATGAGCGTACCCGGCAGCTTGCCTTGCTGAACGGACAAATAGCTGCGCTTAATCAACGAATTGCTACGGCAAAAGTTGTGAATATGCAGGATCATCCGCTGGACGAAGTTCGGTTCGGGGCTACAGTTACCTTGAGCAGTCAGAGCACCGGTAAGGCTGATCAACAGCTAACAATTGTCGGTGTTGATGAGGCTGACGCAATTCATGGGCGAATTGCCTTCCCGGCACCGATTGCCAGATTGTTGTTGGGGAAAAAGGTTGGCGATTTTATTACCCTTCGTACTCCACGGGGAGAAAACGCACTGGAAATCACGTCTATTTACTATAATGACTAG
- a CDS encoding Endonuclease/exonuclease/phosphatase (PFAM: Endonuclease/exonuclease/phosphatase~KEGG: pmu:PM1075 hypothetical protein) — MQTVDSILLTYAIVVTTASFINFIRLDYWWIRMWDFPHLQLTAMAFIGLLGWAILSRHTGWPMGIVPVALFITLLYQGWLIHRFTPLHKKQVLRLPGNTDQRIADENTIRLLVTNVYMKNTQTPKVWAMAKKYDPDVVLVLEANQRWQDELAPMEASYPYRILHPLENTYGMLLYSRLPMRHHEVRFLIQDDIPSVYIQFELPSGQVIHFYGVHPMPPTPTEHYRSAERDAELLLVGKEARKLKEPVIVAGDLNDVAWSHTTRLFQRVSGLFDPRVGRGLYNTFHANYFLFRWPLDHVFVSHHFKLRKIRRLPNCGSDHFPIFTALTYAPEPDKRQEEVPQPEHDDLEEAHEIIERAT; from the coding sequence ATGCAAACTGTTGATTCCATTCTACTCACTTACGCTATCGTGGTTACGACAGCGTCGTTTATTAACTTTATTAGACTTGATTACTGGTGGATTCGGATGTGGGATTTTCCTCATCTACAGCTTACAGCCATGGCGTTCATTGGACTGCTGGGCTGGGCTATTTTAAGTCGACACACCGGCTGGCCAATGGGGATTGTACCTGTTGCCCTGTTTATCACGCTTCTTTATCAAGGGTGGCTAATCCATCGCTTTACGCCCTTGCATAAGAAACAGGTTTTACGACTGCCTGGAAATACGGATCAGCGGATTGCCGATGAGAACACCATACGTTTGCTTGTTACCAACGTATACATGAAAAATACCCAGACACCAAAGGTTTGGGCTATGGCTAAGAAGTACGATCCTGATGTTGTCTTAGTCCTTGAAGCCAACCAGCGTTGGCAGGATGAACTGGCACCAATGGAAGCAAGTTACCCGTACCGTATTTTACATCCACTGGAAAATACATATGGTATGTTGCTTTACTCTCGATTGCCAATGCGGCATCACGAAGTACGGTTTCTTATTCAGGATGATATTCCATCGGTATATATACAATTTGAACTGCCCTCTGGCCAGGTGATTCACTTCTACGGCGTTCACCCGATGCCGCCTACGCCAACGGAACATTACCGTTCGGCCGAACGGGATGCGGAGCTTCTGCTGGTTGGAAAAGAAGCCCGAAAGCTGAAAGAACCGGTTATTGTAGCCGGTGATTTGAATGATGTGGCCTGGTCGCACACAACGCGTCTGTTTCAGCGAGTAAGCGGCTTATTTGATCCGCGCGTTGGTAGGGGCCTGTACAACACATTTCACGCAAATTATTTTCTATTCCGCTGGCCGCTCGATCACGTGTTTGTATCCCATCATTTTAAGCTCCGGAAAATTCGTCGATTGCCTAATTGCGGCTCCGATCACTTTCCGATATTCACCGCACTCACGTATGCCCCCGAACCGGATAAGCGGCAGGAAGAGGTTCCGCAGCCTGAACACGACGATCTGGAGGAAGCGCACGAAATAATTGAACGCGCTACGTAG
- a CDS encoding oxidoreductase domain protein (PFAM: oxidoreductase domain protein~KEGG: spe:Spro_4569 oxidoreductase domain- containing protein), with protein MSIPNKPLRVLVVGCGNMGASHAIAYTTIGGFEICGIVSTGNSKVVLNERLGGGYSLYDDYAKALAETQPDAVCISTYPDTHEKFAIMAFEQGCHVFMEKPIADTVEGARNVMAAAQKADKKLVVGYILRHHPSWEKFVEIAQGLGKPLVMRMNLNQQSHGTMWTVHRNLMKSLSPIVDCGVHYIDVMCQMTRSKPLQVNAIGARLTNDIPAGNYNYGQLQIRFEDGSVGWYEAGWGPMMSETAFFVKDVIGPDGCVSIVAKNAGAAGKSDNVDSHTKTESLRVHKAALDANDQFVETDTWIDMQDEPDHQELCNREQRYFRKAILENLDLTDHMQDAVSSLQIAFACDESVRTGQPVML; from the coding sequence ATGTCAATACCAAATAAGCCGCTACGTGTGTTGGTTGTCGGATGTGGTAATATGGGTGCGTCGCATGCCATTGCCTATACAACAATCGGTGGTTTCGAAATTTGCGGTATCGTGTCAACCGGAAACAGCAAAGTTGTTCTGAACGAACGGCTGGGCGGTGGTTATTCATTATATGATGATTATGCGAAGGCGCTTGCCGAAACCCAACCGGATGCCGTTTGCATTTCTACCTACCCGGATACACACGAAAAGTTTGCCATAATGGCTTTTGAGCAAGGGTGTCATGTATTCATGGAAAAGCCTATTGCGGATACGGTGGAAGGAGCCCGGAATGTGATGGCGGCTGCCCAGAAAGCCGACAAAAAACTGGTTGTGGGCTACATTTTACGGCATCATCCATCCTGGGAAAAGTTTGTCGAGATTGCCCAGGGATTAGGGAAACCACTGGTGATGCGCATGAATCTCAATCAGCAAAGCCACGGCACCATGTGGACCGTACACCGGAACCTGATGAAAAGCCTGAGCCCCATCGTAGACTGCGGAGTGCATTATATTGACGTGATGTGTCAGATGACCCGTTCAAAGCCGCTACAGGTAAATGCAATTGGCGCCCGCTTAACCAACGATATTCCGGCTGGTAATTATAACTACGGTCAGTTGCAGATTCGGTTTGAAGATGGCTCGGTGGGCTGGTACGAAGCTGGCTGGGGACCTATGATGAGTGAGACCGCTTTCTTTGTGAAAGACGTAATCGGACCCGACGGCTGCGTGTCGATCGTAGCCAAAAATGCGGGCGCTGCCGGTAAATCAGACAATGTCGATTCACATACCAAAACGGAATCGCTGCGTGTACACAAAGCCGCTCTGGACGCCAATGATCAGTTTGTTGAAACGGATACCTGGATTGATATGCAGGACGAACCCGACCATCAGGAACTTTGCAACCGCGAACAGCGGTATTTTCGGAAAGCTATTCTGGAGAATCTGGACCTGACCGACCACATGCAGGATGCTGTCAGTAGTTTACAGATTGCCTTCGCCTGCGACGAATCTGTCCGCACCGGACAACCGGTCATGTTATAA
- a CDS encoding D-alanine--D-alanine ligase domain protein (PFAM: D-alanine--D-alanine ligase domain protein~KEGG: xca:xccb100_0244 D-alanyl-alanine synthetase A), which produces MKIGIFFGGPAREREVSFAGGRTALANLDKGLFEPVLVFVDGRGRFRLVSPDFLQSPSLHDALPQDSSGFSVYDESLAVDTLDAILPELRPEQFRDHFDLAFLAMHGPDCEDGAIQGLLEWHKMPYTGPGLVGSAVGINKILQNELIALANGQKKKTATISRDDYEQADKAQFFQSLVEHLGLPIVIKAPHQGSSIGVAIVREADLAQFCRSVEQCFFTMSIQPDGWSKLSGWTSLSGTEKHELAQKMVSLDSGISFPVVIEQTGEVIKHPADFVARLDALMAQSSQPITLASLNAEDEVLFEEFITGQEFSCGVIQDDDQVAIALPPTEIYNVTSFDFESKYKLNTTKKRIPVETSLENNRKIQLAVAQVFTRLGINVYSRIDGFLTPAGDVLLHDPNTIPGMSPSSLIFKQMAEIGLNLANSLTYLIRQSLRERIRTGKDTFHLKHLLAELDAQLAHRKANPLPERVVSFGSGDEEFIAAKQQYNELAASGTVRPSLMYIKSKQESHEIPVNLLFKDTIAELETALSQPRHPLLLETAELARHITERYV; this is translated from the coding sequence GTGAAAATAGGCATTTTCTTCGGTGGGCCAGCGCGGGAGCGTGAGGTTTCCTTTGCGGGCGGACGTACCGCACTGGCTAATTTGGACAAAGGCTTATTCGAGCCAGTTCTCGTTTTTGTGGATGGCCGCGGCCGATTTCGGCTCGTGTCGCCCGACTTTCTTCAATCACCTTCTCTACACGATGCACTCCCGCAGGATAGCTCAGGGTTTTCAGTCTACGATGAGTCGCTGGCGGTCGATACCCTCGACGCCATATTACCTGAACTTAGGCCGGAACAGTTTCGAGACCACTTCGATCTTGCTTTCCTGGCCATGCACGGACCCGACTGCGAGGATGGTGCTATTCAGGGATTGCTCGAATGGCATAAAATGCCGTATACCGGACCAGGCCTCGTTGGATCGGCGGTGGGTATCAATAAAATTCTGCAAAATGAACTCATAGCACTGGCAAACGGGCAGAAAAAGAAAACGGCAACCATTAGCCGGGACGACTACGAACAGGCCGATAAAGCGCAGTTCTTTCAATCGCTGGTCGAGCATTTGGGTTTGCCAATTGTCATAAAAGCCCCGCATCAGGGCTCATCCATTGGCGTGGCCATTGTACGCGAAGCCGATCTGGCGCAGTTTTGCCGGTCTGTGGAGCAATGCTTTTTCACGATGAGCATTCAACCGGACGGCTGGAGTAAACTGAGTGGATGGACGAGTTTATCGGGTACAGAAAAGCACGAGCTGGCACAAAAGATGGTCAGTTTGGATTCGGGAATCAGCTTCCCGGTTGTTATCGAACAAACGGGCGAAGTGATCAAGCATCCCGCCGACTTTGTTGCCAGACTGGATGCCCTAATGGCGCAAAGTAGTCAGCCTATTACGCTGGCGTCGCTCAATGCAGAAGATGAAGTTCTTTTTGAAGAGTTTATTACGGGCCAGGAGTTCTCGTGCGGAGTAATTCAGGACGACGATCAGGTCGCGATCGCTCTGCCTCCAACGGAGATTTACAACGTAACGAGCTTTGACTTTGAGTCGAAGTATAAACTAAACACGACTAAAAAGCGGATTCCTGTCGAGACGAGTCTGGAGAACAACCGTAAGATTCAGTTGGCGGTTGCACAGGTCTTTACCCGATTGGGAATTAATGTCTATTCCAGAATAGACGGTTTTCTAACGCCCGCCGGGGATGTGCTGCTGCACGATCCCAATACCATTCCGGGCATGTCGCCCTCCTCGCTTATATTCAAGCAGATGGCAGAAATCGGCTTAAATCTGGCAAACTCATTGACGTATCTAATCCGTCAGTCGCTGCGTGAACGTATCCGTACGGGTAAAGACACCTTCCATTTAAAACATCTGCTCGCTGAGCTCGACGCTCAACTAGCGCACCGGAAAGCCAATCCGCTGCCCGAACGGGTCGTTTCCTTCGGATCCGGCGACGAAGAGTTCATCGCAGCTAAACAGCAGTATAATGAGTTGGCCGCATCAGGCACCGTACGGCCTTCCTTGATGTACATTAAGAGCAAACAGGAATCGCACGAAATTCCGGTTAATCTGCTGTTCAAGGATACTATTGCGGAACTGGAAACAGCCCTGAGTCAACCGCGCCACCCTTTGCTGCTCGAAACTGCCGAGTTGGCTCGTCATATCACAGAACGCTACGTCTAA
- a CDS encoding nitrogen-fixing NifU domain protein (PFAM: nitrogen-fixing NifU domain protein~KEGG: dvm:DvMF_0997 nitrogen-fixing NifU domain protein) encodes METVVNNDQLISKVERALDSMRPYLAADGGNVKVLEITEDKTVRLELVGSCGSCPMSAMTFKGGLEEAILKAVPEITKVEAVNITPAF; translated from the coding sequence ATGGAGACGGTAGTCAACAACGATCAACTAATTAGCAAGGTAGAGCGGGCACTTGATAGCATGCGGCCGTATCTGGCGGCCGACGGCGGCAATGTGAAAGTATTGGAAATAACAGAAGATAAAACGGTTCGACTTGAACTGGTTGGTTCATGTGGCTCATGTCCTATGTCGGCAATGACCTTTAAAGGAGGTCTCGAAGAAGCCATCCTTAAAGCCGTACCGGAGATCACAAAAGTTGAAGCGGTGAACATTACACCTGCTTTTTAA
- a CDS encoding ATPase-like, ParA/MinD (PFAM: ATPase-like, ParA/MinD; protein of unknown function DUF59~KEGG: ade:Adeh_1674 hypothetical protein), whose protein sequence is MSDYRLSTEAVLRALSTVEEPDLKRDIVSLNMVKDVVLGIDSVRFTVVLTTPACPLKEVIRKRCEDAIHIHIGADIQVTIDMTSDVTSTRMNAPTLPGVKNIIAVSSGKGGVGKSTVTANLAIALHKSGAKVGIIDADIYGPSMPTMFGAENIQPRIFQQDGLTRMEPIQQFGIKILSMGLLVAPGQAIIWRGTMAGRALQQFFSDADWGELDYLLIDLPPGTGDIHLTLVQTVPVTGAIIVTTPQKVALADATKGLAMFRQPQINVPVLGVIENMSYFTPAELPDHKYYIFGKGGGQLLADQFDVPMLGQIPLVQSIRESGDDGRPAISSGDPIATAAFRDAAEALAQQVAIRNATIDRTERVQVA, encoded by the coding sequence ATGTCTGATTACCGATTATCTACTGAAGCTGTTCTGCGGGCATTGAGCACCGTTGAAGAACCCGATTTAAAGCGCGACATTGTTTCGCTCAACATGGTAAAGGATGTTGTGCTGGGTATCGACTCCGTTCGTTTTACCGTCGTTTTAACAACACCAGCCTGTCCGCTTAAAGAAGTCATCCGCAAACGTTGTGAAGATGCCATTCATATCCATATCGGTGCCGATATTCAGGTAACAATTGATATGACTTCGGACGTAACCTCAACGCGCATGAACGCACCGACGCTGCCGGGGGTAAAAAATATCATTGCGGTTTCGTCGGGCAAAGGTGGAGTTGGCAAATCGACGGTTACAGCTAACCTGGCCATTGCCCTGCACAAATCAGGTGCGAAAGTGGGCATTATTGACGCCGACATTTACGGCCCCTCCATGCCAACGATGTTCGGAGCCGAAAACATTCAGCCGCGTATTTTTCAGCAGGATGGCCTGACACGCATGGAACCCATTCAGCAGTTCGGGATTAAAATACTTTCGATGGGCTTGCTCGTAGCGCCGGGTCAGGCAATTATTTGGCGAGGCACCATGGCAGGTCGGGCATTGCAGCAGTTTTTCTCCGATGCCGACTGGGGTGAGTTGGATTACCTGCTCATTGACCTGCCACCAGGTACGGGCGACATTCATTTAACGCTGGTACAGACCGTACCGGTTACGGGTGCCATTATCGTTACAACGCCCCAGAAAGTGGCACTGGCTGATGCTACGAAAGGGCTGGCCATGTTCCGCCAGCCACAGATCAACGTGCCGGTGTTGGGCGTGATCGAAAACATGTCTTACTTTACGCCAGCTGAATTGCCCGACCATAAATATTATATTTTTGGTAAAGGAGGTGGGCAGTTGCTGGCTGATCAATTCGATGTGCCGATGTTAGGGCAGATTCCTCTTGTGCAAAGTATTCGCGAATCCGGCGACGACGGACGACCCGCTATTAGCTCCGGCGATCCCATCGCAACAGCAGCCTTCCGGGATGCGGCCGAAGCCCTGGCGCAGCAGGTCGCTATCCGCAATGCTACCATCGACCGGACCGAACGGGTACAAGTTGCATAA
- a CDS encoding GSCFA domain protein (PFAM: GSCFA domain protein~KEGG: pfo:Pfl01_2272 hypothetical protein) — MQFHTEFSPEPLPYRLGLDSRIVTIGSCFADVMGRRLIDHKLDVLNNPFGTIFNPVTIAKLLTMALRGTAPDDNGYIERDGVWFHYDFHSSLWANTQDELRNKLIDALSTTAEAIRQADFLFLTLGSAIVYRHLKTGEVVANCHKMPGTLFEKYLYQIDHLRDDLTRLMKTVHKANPRLKVVLTVSPVRHTRDTMPLNSVSKSTLRVIAHELTIWNNWVSYFPAYELMMDDLRDYRFYEVDMIHPNAQAHDYIFEKFVQSAFDTELRAFVTQWAQISRSLAHRPLYSDNSPAHRQFLIKLLAELEVLSDRINLSAELADIRTRLKQGEKKETGTGELV; from the coding sequence ATGCAGTTTCATACCGAATTTTCGCCCGAACCGCTCCCCTATCGCCTTGGTCTCGACAGTCGGATCGTTACCATTGGGTCGTGCTTTGCCGATGTAATGGGACGTCGGTTGATTGATCATAAACTGGATGTACTCAACAATCCGTTCGGTACAATTTTCAATCCGGTAACCATCGCTAAATTGCTAACGATGGCACTGCGTGGCACTGCACCCGACGACAACGGCTATATTGAACGGGATGGCGTGTGGTTCCATTATGATTTTCATTCGTCACTCTGGGCCAACACGCAAGATGAGCTACGGAACAAACTAATCGACGCCTTGTCGACAACGGCCGAAGCCATCCGACAAGCCGACTTTCTGTTTTTGACGCTCGGCTCAGCTATCGTCTATCGCCACCTGAAAACCGGTGAGGTGGTAGCGAACTGCCATAAGATGCCAGGTACACTCTTTGAAAAGTACCTCTATCAGATTGATCACTTACGCGACGACCTGACCCGGTTGATGAAAACAGTACACAAAGCGAACCCCAGGCTGAAGGTTGTACTGACAGTTAGCCCAGTTCGCCACACGCGCGATACCATGCCGCTCAACAGTGTTAGTAAATCCACCCTGCGGGTCATCGCCCATGAGCTAACAATCTGGAACAATTGGGTGTCCTATTTCCCGGCTTACGAGTTAATGATGGACGATCTGCGCGATTATCGTTTCTACGAAGTCGATATGATCCATCCAAATGCCCAGGCACACGACTATATTTTCGAGAAGTTTGTCCAAAGCGCATTTGATACCGAACTTCGTGCATTCGTTACACAATGGGCACAGATCAGCAGATCGCTGGCTCACCGCCCGCTTTATAGTGATAACAGCCCGGCCCACCGGCAGTTTCTGATTAAACTGCTGGCCGAATTAGAGGTACTTTCAGATCGTATCAATCTTTCGGCGGAACTGGCTGATATTCGAACTCGTTTAAAACAGGGAGAAAAGAAAGAAACGGGAACGGGAGAACTTGTATAA
- a CDS encoding ribosomal protein L9 (TIGRFAM: ribosomal protein L9~PFAM: Ribosomal protein L9-like~KEGG: gme:Gmet_2841 50S ribosomal protein L9) → MDIILKTDIAGLGYKNDTVTVKPGYGRNYLIPQGFAMMATDSNKKIVAENIRQAAHKAEKIKTEAQNIADGIGDMTLTIPAKAGDSGKIFGRVTNTQVAEALRAKGFDIDRKKITVEDVKVLGTYEAALDLHKDVKHKVKFEVVSAE, encoded by the coding sequence ATGGATATCATTTTAAAAACCGATATTGCCGGCCTGGGCTATAAGAACGACACCGTTACGGTGAAGCCCGGTTACGGTCGCAACTACCTGATTCCTCAGGGATTTGCAATGATGGCAACCGACTCGAACAAGAAGATCGTTGCCGAAAACATTCGTCAGGCTGCTCACAAAGCCGAGAAGATTAAAACCGAAGCTCAGAATATTGCCGATGGTATTGGCGATATGACGCTGACGATTCCAGCGAAAGCGGGCGACAGCGGCAAAATCTTCGGTCGGGTTACCAACACCCAGGTGGCTGAAGCCCTTCGTGCGAAAGGCTTTGACATCGACCGGAAGAAAATTACGGTTGAAGATGTTAAAGTACTGGGCACCTACGAAGCAGCTCTTGATCTGCACAAGGATGTGAAGCACAAAGTGAAATTTGAAGTAGTTTCGGCTGAATAA
- a CDS encoding ribosomal protein S18 (TIGRFAM: ribosomal protein S18~PFAM: ribosomal protein S18~KEGG: tgr:Tgr7_0924 ribosomal protein S18) gives MSLQNESVSKTENRKKYDRFKKAGIKYIDYKDGNFLLKLLNEQGKILPRRLTGTSLKNQRKVAQAVKRARHLAILPYVGDSLK, from the coding sequence ATGAGTCTGCAAAACGAATCTGTCTCGAAAACCGAGAACCGTAAAAAATACGACCGTTTCAAGAAAGCCGGTATCAAGTATATCGACTACAAAGACGGCAACTTCCTGCTGAAATTACTGAACGAGCAAGGTAAAATCCTTCCCCGTCGGTTAACCGGCACAAGCCTGAAAAACCAGCGCAAAGTGGCCCAGGCCGTCAAACGCGCTCGCCATCTGGCCATATTGCCATACGTAGGCGATTCACTGAAATAA
- a CDS encoding ribosomal protein S6 (TIGRFAM: ribosomal protein S6~PFAM: ribosomal protein S6~KEGG: sun:SUN_0428 30S ribosomal protein S6), which yields MFPNNYETVFILTPVLSEAQMKDAVDKFRKVLTDNGAELVHEDHMGLRKLAYPIQHKNTGYYQLFEFKAPGTIIEKLNTEYLRDERIIRHLTVSLDKHAVAYNDRKRNGLVGKKKQTENAGEAK from the coding sequence ATGTTTCCTAACAACTACGAAACGGTGTTCATTTTAACTCCCGTTTTATCTGAAGCTCAGATGAAGGACGCCGTTGACAAGTTTCGTAAAGTGCTGACCGACAACGGTGCGGAACTTGTTCATGAAGACCACATGGGCCTGCGCAAGCTAGCCTACCCAATTCAGCATAAGAACACGGGTTACTACCAACTCTTCGAGTTTAAGGCCCCCGGCACGATCATCGAGAAACTCAACACCGAGTATCTTCGTGACGAGCGTATCATCCGCCACCTGACGGTTTCGCTCGACAAGCACGCTGTTGCCTACAACGATCGTAAGCGCAATGGCTTAGTGGGTAAGAAAAAACAAACCGAAAACGCCGGGGAGGCCAAGTAA
- a CDS encoding hypothetical protein (KEGG: viral A-type inclusion protein), whose protein sequence is MNPMEPRPQPRNNSRSYLLAALLILAALNVLLLYFYYQERQDNKTKDATIAAKTEEVLIAKTKLDSISTQLDEKIAEIRQLGGNIDSLMKIKAQLEVDKRELKNVGSFDSKKYDQKIRNYQSLLAQKDQEIARLKEENGVLAQQNQTLAQENSGLKSEKQSLSDSVVSVTIKNQELAEKVTIAAALRAETVTVTGVNAKGKETDGGEYKAKRTDKVHISMQLSPNGLAKKDEKLLYIRIIDPNGAVVSDLATGSGEFMYNNQGMIYTAMQKFTFDNTRQRLDFYYGRGGQRFIEGKHTVEVYCEGFRIGDGEFTIK, encoded by the coding sequence ATGAACCCAATGGAACCTAGACCACAACCCCGGAATAACAGTCGTAGTTACTTATTGGCGGCTTTACTGATTCTGGCCGCCCTTAACGTACTACTGCTTTATTTCTATTATCAGGAGCGGCAGGACAACAAGACAAAAGACGCAACCATTGCAGCAAAAACAGAAGAGGTACTTATTGCTAAAACAAAACTTGATTCGATTTCAACTCAATTAGATGAGAAAATTGCTGAAATCCGGCAATTAGGCGGCAATATCGATTCATTAATGAAGATAAAGGCCCAGCTTGAGGTCGATAAGCGTGAACTCAAGAATGTGGGTTCGTTCGACAGTAAGAAGTATGATCAGAAGATTCGCAATTATCAATCTTTACTGGCGCAGAAAGACCAGGAAATTGCCCGATTGAAAGAAGAAAACGGCGTTCTGGCACAACAGAATCAAACCCTTGCTCAGGAAAACAGTGGCTTAAAATCTGAGAAGCAAAGCCTGAGCGACTCGGTCGTATCGGTCACGATTAAAAATCAGGAGCTGGCGGAGAAAGTAACCATTGCAGCCGCCCTAAGGGCTGAAACCGTAACGGTAACGGGTGTCAATGCCAAAGGAAAAGAAACCGACGGAGGGGAATACAAAGCAAAGCGCACTGATAAGGTGCACATCTCAATGCAGCTTTCGCCAAACGGACTAGCCAAAAAGGACGAGAAACTGCTTTATATCCGGATCATTGACCCAAATGGCGCTGTTGTTTCCGATCTGGCCACCGGCTCGGGTGAGTTTATGTATAACAACCAGGGAATGATTTACACGGCCATGCAGAAGTTTACTTTCGATAATACCCGGCAGCGGCTCGATTTCTACTATGGCCGGGGTGGTCAGCGTTTTATTGAGGGCAAACACACCGTTGAGGTCTATTGCGAAGGGTTCCGGATTGGTGATGGTGAGTTTACTATAAAATAG
- a CDS encoding alanine racemase domain protein (PFAM: alanine racemase domain protein~KEGG: hypothetical protein), producing the protein MIADTIRLIESELHDKAKLIAVTKTKPVELLREAYEAGCRRFGENKVQEMAEKQPQLPDDVQWHLIGHLQTNKVKYIAPFVALIHSVDSLKLLQEINKQAAKSNRVIDCLLQIYIADEETKFGLSAEEAEALLNAPELDALSHIRIVGLMGLATNTDDTDKVRLEFRGLKELYDKLGQIKRPMIQFSELSMGMSGDYRLAVEEGSTLVRVGSAIFGSRT; encoded by the coding sequence ATGATCGCTGATACGATTCGCCTGATTGAGAGTGAATTACACGATAAGGCCAAGCTGATTGCCGTTACAAAAACGAAGCCCGTCGAGTTACTGCGCGAAGCGTATGAGGCCGGTTGTCGTCGGTTTGGGGAAAACAAAGTACAGGAAATGGCGGAGAAACAGCCGCAACTTCCCGACGATGTGCAATGGCATCTTATTGGTCATTTGCAGACCAATAAAGTTAAATACATCGCTCCATTTGTTGCTCTGATCCACTCGGTCGATAGCCTGAAGCTGTTGCAGGAAATAAACAAACAGGCTGCCAAATCCAATCGGGTAATCGACTGCCTGCTTCAAATCTATATTGCCGATGAGGAAACGAAGTTCGGCCTGTCGGCGGAAGAAGCAGAAGCGCTACTGAACGCACCTGAACTGGATGCCCTGTCACATATACGAATCGTTGGTCTGATGGGCTTGGCTACGAATACGGATGATACCGATAAAGTCCGGCTGGAATTTCGGGGGCTTAAAGAATTGTATGACAAGTTGGGCCAGATAAAGCGGCCAATGATTCAGTTTAGCGAACTGTCGATGGGTATGAGTGGCGACTACCGCCTTGCCGTTGAGGAAGGGAGTACGCTGGTGCGAGTGGGTAGTGCTATTTTTGGAAGCCGAACCTGA